The following proteins come from a genomic window of Acanthopagrus latus isolate v.2019 chromosome 5, fAcaLat1.1, whole genome shotgun sequence:
- the LOC119019260 gene encoding betaine--homocysteine S-methyltransferase 1-like has product MESKRKDILERLNAGEVLVGDGGYVMQLERRGYVKGGNWTPEAAVEHPEAVRQLHREFLRAGANVIQTFTFYCSEDKLELSHVTGITGAQINEAACDLAREVANEGNALVAGGVSMTPCYVKTHSETEVKAIFKKQMDDFLKKDIDFFIAEFFDHVEEAVWAVEVLKTSSKTVGATLCISPHGDMNGVPPGECAVRLVKAGADIVGINCHLDPMTGVRTVKLMKEGLEKAGLKAHLMVQPLGFHTPECNHTGYLSLPEFPFALETRAITRWDIHKYAREAYNAGIRYIGGCCGFEAYHIRAIAEELAAERGFLPPASEKHGLWGAALEMHTKPWVRARARREYWENLLPASGRPKCPSMATPADEEEG; this is encoded by the exons TAGAGCGACGAGGTTATGTGAAGGGGGGTAACTGGACACCTGAAGCAGCCGTTGAACACCCTGAAGCAG tgcGGCAGCTGCACAGGGAGTTTCTGAGAGCAGGAGCCAATGTGATTCAGACGTTCACCTTCTACTGCAGCGAGGATAAACTGGAGTTGAGCCATGTCACCGGCATCACC GGGGCGCAGATCAATGAGGCAGCCTGTGACCTGGCCAGGGAGGTCGCGAATGAGGGTAATGCATTGGTCGCCGGGGGTGTTTCCATGACTCCCTGCTATGTGAAGACTCACAGCGAGACTGAGGTCAAGGCCATCTTTAAGAAACAGATGGATGACTTCCTCAAGAAGGACATTGATTTCTTTATAGCAGAG TTCTTCGACCATGTAGAAGAGGCAGTGTGGGCAGTGGAGGTGTTGAAGACGAGTAGTAAAACAGTGGGTGCAACGCTGTGCATCTCCCCTCACGGAGACATGAACGGAGTCCCACCTGGAGAGTGCGCTGTCAGGCTGGTCAAAGCCG GAGCTGACATTGTTGGGATAAATTGCCACTTGGACCCTATGACTGGCGTTCGTACAGTGAAGCTGATGAAAGAGGGATTGGAGAAAGCAGGCCTCAAAGCCCATCTCATGGTCCAGCCGCTGGGCTTTCACACGCCGGAGTGCAACCACACTGGATACCTCAGCCTTCCTGAGTTCCCCTTCG CACTGGAAACCAGAGCAATCACGCGCTGGGATATACATAAATACGCCAGAGAGGCTTATAATGCTGGAATTCGCTACATCGGTGGCTGCTGTGGATTTGAGGCCTATCATATCAGAGCCATAGCAGAGGagctggctgcagagagaggattCCTCCCACCAGCTTCAGAGAAGCACGGACTCTGGGGAGCTGCTCTGGAGATGCACACTAAACCCTGGGTCAGAGCCAG GGCTCGTCGCGAGTATTGGGAAAACCTTTTGCCCGCTTCTGGACGTCCCAAATGCCCTTCCATGGCCACACCAGCTGATGAAGAAGAGGGATGA